The following proteins are co-located in the Moraxella nasovis genome:
- a CDS encoding Nif3-like dinuclear metal center hexameric protein: MKNTVTPKALSQFCDELLDIDEFKDYCPNGLQVDADTPIHKIITGVTACQALIDHAVKVGADCILVHHGYFWKGESQPLVDMKGKRIRTLLQNNISLIAYHLPLDAHPTLGNNAKLAERLDLKITGALHPNEKHPIGNIATCTPITAHDLATKIEKELGRKPLHIGGNDDKLTKIGLCTGAAQDMIEQAALMGCDAFISGEISERTTHIAREMGIHYFAAGHHATERDGIHALGDLLADKFGIEVQFVDIYNPA, translated from the coding sequence ATGAAAAACACTGTTACACCAAAAGCCCTAAGCCAATTTTGTGATGAGCTTTTAGATATTGACGAATTTAAAGACTACTGCCCAAATGGCTTACAAGTAGATGCAGACACACCCATCCATAAAATTATCACAGGCGTAACCGCTTGCCAAGCATTAATTGATCATGCCGTAAAAGTAGGGGCTGACTGTATCTTGGTGCATCATGGTTACTTTTGGAAAGGAGAATCTCAGCCTTTGGTTGATATGAAAGGCAAGCGAATCCGCACCCTTTTGCAAAATAATATCTCACTTATCGCATACCACTTACCGCTAGATGCCCACCCCACACTTGGCAACAACGCCAAGCTTGCTGAACGCTTAGACCTAAAAATCACAGGTGCATTACACCCTAACGAAAAACACCCTATCGGTAATATCGCTACTTGCACACCAATCACCGCTCACGATTTAGCCACTAAAATCGAAAAAGAGCTTGGTAGAAAGCCGTTACACATCGGTGGTAATGACGATAAACTGACCAAAATCGGTCTTTGTACTGGTGCAGCCCAAGATATGATTGAGCAAGCCGCCTTGATGGGCTGCGATGCTTTTATCTCTGGGGAAATCTCAGAACGCACCACTCACATTGCACGAGAAATGGGCATTCATTATTTTGCTGCAGGACATCACGCTACAGAACGTGATGGTATTCACGCACTTGGAGATTTACTAGCTGATAAATTTGGCATTGAAGTGCAGTTTGTGGATATTTACAACCCAGCTTAA